Below is a genomic region from Mesorhizobium sp. NZP2298.
GGCGACGGCCGGCATCACCACCGTGCTCGACGCCTTGCGCGTCGGCATGGACGAGGACGCCGATCTCACCTTGGCCGATATCCGCAAGCTGGCCGACGCAATCGAGGACAGCGTCGCGCAGGACCGTCTGCGCGCCGATCATTTCCTGCATCTGCGTTGCGAGGTTTCGGCGCCGGACTGCCTGCAGGCATTCGCCAATTTCGATCAGGACGACCGGGTCAAGTTGGCCTCGCTGATGGACCATGCGCCCGGCCAGCGTCAGTTCGTCAATCTCGAAACCTATGCCTACTACTACCAGCGCAAGCTGAAGCTGACCGACCGCGATTTCAAATTGTTCTGCGAGAAGCGGATGGCGGAATCGGCGCGCTATTCGGCGCCGAACCGCGCGGTGATCGCCGCTGCCTGCCAGGAGCGCGGGATCGTGCTCGCCAGCCATGACGACGCCACGTCGGGCCATGTCGACGAGGCGATCGAGCAAGGTGTGCGCGTCGCCGAGTTCCCAACCACCGAGGAAGCGGCGCGCGCTTCGAAGGCCGCGGGGCTCGGCGTGCTGATGGGCGCGCCCAACGTCATGCGCGGCGCTTCGCATTCGGGCAATGTCTCTGCGCGCACGCTGGCCAGCGACGGCCTGCTCGACATCCTGTCATCCGACTATATTCCGTTCAGCCTGATCCAGTCGGCCTTCTTCCTCGGCGATATGGTCGAAGGCATTTCGCTGCCGCAGGCGGTCGCCATGGTTTCGAAGAACCCGGCGGAAGCCGTTGGCCTCACCGACCGCGGCATCATCGAACAGGGCCGCCGCGCCGACCTGGTGCGCGTGCGTGTCGACGACCATGTTCCGGTCGTGCGCACCGTCTGGCGGCAGGGACGCCGGGTCGCATGATGGTGTCGGCCTTGATCGAGCGTGAGCTGTCCGCCGAGACGTTTCCGATCCGCCACGGCGTCTTTGTCGCTGTCGTGGGGCCTAGTGGCGCCGGCAAGGACACGGTGATCGGCTACGCCCGCGCGCTCTTCGCCGAAGAGAGCCGGCTGGAGTTCGTCCGCCGCGTCATCACCAGGCCGAGCGATGCCGCGAGCGAGGATCACGACACGCTGGCCGACGCGGCCTTTGTCGAGGCCGAGGCCGACGGCGCCTTCGCCATCTCGTGGGAAGCGCACGGCTTGCGCTATGGTCTGCCTGCCGATGTCGACTGGTCGGTCGCCAATGGCCATGTCGCCGTCGCCAATGTGTCACGCGCGATCATCCCCACCTTGCGCGAGCGCTATGCCAATCTGGCCGTTGTCGAGATCACCGCCTCGCCTGATGTGCTGGCCGAGCGGCTGGCGATGCGTGGCCGTGAGTCGCGCGGCGAAGTGCTGGCACGCCTGGCGCGCAGCGCCAACGTCACCCTGTCCGGCCCCGGCGTCACCTCGATCGACAACAGCGGCCAACGCGAGATTGCCGGCGAACGTTTCGCCGAGCTGCTGCGCAAGGCAATGGCCTTCTCCGACATGTCAGGCATGATCTAAGCGCGCATCCTGCAGCCGCGGTGTGCGGCTCGATTGTCTCGAAGCGCCGCCCAGTGGCGCTCACTTGCTTTCCCGCGGCTCCCGGAGCGCTATGTGGTGCGGACCATATATGTGATTTCGGGCCTCCCTTCCCGGGATTCCGCCCGGAAGCTTCGGGCCGGACGAGACAGGACAGGAAGCCCTGATGCAGACGCTGACACCCATACTCTCGACAGTCACGGCGGCATTTCTCGCCTCCTTCGTCGAGGTCGTCGAAGCCTTCACCATCGTGCTTGCGGTCGGCGTGACGCGCAGCTGGCGCCCGGCATTGACCGGCGCCGCCCTGGCGCTGGCGGTGCTGGCGGCCCTGGTGCTGGCGTTCGGACCGCTGCTCGCACTGGTGCCGATCACCACATTGCAGTTCGTTGTCGGCGTCCTGCTCATCCTGTTCGGCATGCGCTGGCTAAGAAAGGCCATCCTGCGCAGCGTCGGCGTCATCGCCCTGCATGACGAGGCGGCGGCCTTCTCCAAGGAGACCGCCGCGCTGCACCAGCAGGCCAACGACCGTCGTGCCGACTACCTCGCCGGACTGGCCTCGTTCAAGGCGGTGCTGCTCGAGGGCGTCGAGGTGGTGTTCATCGTCATTGCCGTCGGCGCGGCTCACGGGCAAACGCTTTACGCCAGCCTGGGCGCGCTGGCGGCCTTCGTCCTGGTCATGCTCGTCGGCCTGGCGGTCCACAGGCCGCTGGCGCGTGTGCCGGAGAATGCGCTGAAATTCGTGGTCGGGCTGATGCTGACCAGCTTCGGCATCTTCTGGACCGGCGAGGGCATCGGTGCCGACTGGCCGGGCGCAGATATCGCCCTGCTCGCCATCTTCGCCATCGTCGCGCTGGCGTCCTTTGCCATGGTGCGCTGGCTGCGCAGCACCTACCCCGCGGCCGCTGGAGGGCTCGCCCGATGAATGCCATTCGTCTTGTCGCCAGGGAATTCTTCGGCATGTTCGTCGATGACGGCAATCTGGCGCTGCTGGCGCTGGTGCTGGTGGCCGCCATCGTGGCGGCGGTGAAGCTGCTGGCATTGCCGCCGCTCATCGGCGGCGCGCTGCTGCTGGTCGGCTGCCTCGCCATCCTGCTGCAAAGCGTTCGCCGCGCGGCCCGCCAGACCGGTCGATAACGGCGGCGACCATGCGGCTCGATGCCTTGCAGGCATCAACAGCGCTCATGATTCAGATGATCGGTAGCCGTGCCCAAGAGGCGCGCCGAGAGAGGCACGTTTCTGCCAGCACTTACGGTTATTAAGGCGATGAAAAAGGCTGCCTGAACACTCATGGACAGGCGAATAACATTATAATAGCATACCATTATAACTCGCGGAGGAACGCTGCGTCCCCGGTTTGCAAGGGATGTCGGCAGCGAGATCGATCTGTTTCAAATCCTCGGGCGGCGAGTGCGCCCCGCTCGAACGATATCGACGCAAGGCGCCAGAAAAATGCATGGGAGGAAAACATGCGGACTTTCCTGAGAGGGGCCGGTGCCTTGCTGGCCGGCATCGTGCTGGCGATTGCGGCGCTGTTGCCATCGATCGCTTCGGCACAGTCGGTCGAGGATATTATCGCGCGCGGCAAACTGGTCGTCGCCATCGACACCACGACGCCGCCCTACGGCTTTCTCGACGCCAATCTGAAGCCAACCGGCTTCGACGTCGAGGTCGCCAACAAGATGGGCGAAGCGCTCGGCGTGCCGGTCGAATTCGTCACCGTCACTTCGCCCGGCCGCATCCCGGCCTTGCTGACCAAGCAGGTCGACGCGGTGATCTCGATCTTCTCGATCACCCCGGCGCGCGCCATCCAGATCGACTATTCGATCCCCTATGCCGGCCAGTCGGCGGTGGTGATCGCCCCGAAAAGCACCGGCATCAAGGGTGTCGCCGACCTGGTCGGCAA
It encodes:
- a CDS encoding alpha-D-ribose 1-methylphosphonate 5-triphosphate diphosphatase, producing the protein MTAETVLSNARIVLADEIVEGSLVLRDGFIAGIDAGAARTGEDMGGDYVIPGLVELHTDHLEGHYAPRPKVRWNPIAAVLAHDAQVATAGITTVLDALRVGMDEDADLTLADIRKLADAIEDSVAQDRLRADHFLHLRCEVSAPDCLQAFANFDQDDRVKLASLMDHAPGQRQFVNLETYAYYYQRKLKLTDRDFKLFCEKRMAESARYSAPNRAVIAAACQERGIVLASHDDATSGHVDEAIEQGVRVAEFPTTEEAARASKAAGLGVLMGAPNVMRGASHSGNVSARTLASDGLLDILSSDYIPFSLIQSAFFLGDMVEGISLPQAVAMVSKNPAEAVGLTDRGIIEQGRRADLVRVRVDDHVPVVRTVWRQGRRVA
- the phnN gene encoding phosphonate metabolism protein/1,5-bisphosphokinase (PRPP-forming) PhnN, which encodes MMVSALIERELSAETFPIRHGVFVAVVGPSGAGKDTVIGYARALFAEESRLEFVRRVITRPSDAASEDHDTLADAAFVEAEADGAFAISWEAHGLRYGLPADVDWSVANGHVAVANVSRAIIPTLRERYANLAVVEITASPDVLAERLAMRGRESRGEVLARLARSANVTLSGPGVTSIDNSGQREIAGERFAELLRKAMAFSDMSGMI
- a CDS encoding COG4280 domain-containing protein, translating into MQTLTPILSTVTAAFLASFVEVVEAFTIVLAVGVTRSWRPALTGAALALAVLAALVLAFGPLLALVPITTLQFVVGVLLILFGMRWLRKAILRSVGVIALHDEAAAFSKETAALHQQANDRRADYLAGLASFKAVLLEGVEVVFIVIAVGAAHGQTLYASLGALAAFVLVMLVGLAVHRPLARVPENALKFVVGLMLTSFGIFWTGEGIGADWPGADIALLAIFAIVALASFAMVRWLRSTYPAAAGGLAR
- a CDS encoding transporter substrate-binding domain-containing protein; this encodes MRTFLRGAGALLAGIVLAIAALLPSIASAQSVEDIIARGKLVVAIDTTTPPYGFLDANLKPTGFDVEVANKMGEALGVPVEFVTVTSPGRIPALLTKQVDAVISIFSITPARAIQIDYSIPYAGQSAVVIAPKSTGIKGVADLVGKKVGLTRGTGEDGLLTKAAEANPGIEILRFDDYSSLLQAMVSGQIDAMGGGDYGEIYLKKAQNGDAFEQKYVLKTFYFGIGVAKGNDNLRQWINTWLFTMKTDGTLDALSMKYRNQPLPVLPVF